Below is a genomic region from Catenuloplanes atrovinosus.
GGTCTCGGTGATCGCCGACACCGCGCCGGCCTTGCGCGGCGGCGCCGCGGAGACGATCGCGTCGCCGGTCAGCGTCATCGACAGCCCGATGCCCAGCCCGATCGGGACCAGGGCGAGAGCCAGCCACGGGTACGGCCCGGTCGCCGCCGCCGCGACCCCGGCCAGCCCGGCGCTCGCCACCGCCAGCCCGAGCGCGATCGCGCGCCCCCGCCCGAGCCGGGTCACGGCCACGCCGATCACCGCGACGACCACCATCGAGGCGAGGGTGGCGGGCAACTCCGCGAGCCCGGCGCGCAGCGGGTTGAGCCCGCGGGCGAACTGCAGGTACTGCGAGAAGAAGAACAGCAGCCCGGTCAGCGCCACGATGGAGATCACGTTGGCCGCCACCGCGCCGGAGAAGGCCGGCGCGCGGAACAGCCCCACGTCCAGCATCGGCGCGTCCAGCCGCCGCTGCCGCCGCACGAACAGCACGCCGCCGGCCAGCCCGGCCGCCAGGCAGCCGAGCGCCACTCCGTCCGGGCCGTACCCGGCGAGGTGCTTGATCGCGAAGATCAGCGGCACGATCGCGGCCATCGACAGCACGGCCGAGAGCACGTCGAACCGGCCCGGGTCCGGGTCGCGCGACTCCGGCAGCAGCCGGAAACCGGAGATCAGCACCAGCACCATCACGGGTACGTTGATCAGGAACACCGACCCCCACCAGAAGTGCTCCAGCAGCACCCCACCGGTGAGCGGCCCGATCGCGGACCCGGCGCCGAACGCGGTGGACCAGACCGCGATCGCCCGCGTCCGCTCCACCGGGTCCGGGAAGATGTTGCGGATCAGCGACAGCGTGGACGGCATCAGCGCCGCCCCGGCCACACCCAGCAGCAGCCGCGCGCCGATCAGCGCCTCCGCGCTGGTGGCGAACGCGGCCAGCAGCGACGCCGCGCCGAACGCGACCGCGCCGATCAACAGCACCCGCTTGCGCCCGAACCGGTCGGCGAGGTTGCCGGCCGGCACCAGCAGCCCGGCCAGCGCCAGCGAGTAGACGTCGCCGATCCACAGGATCTGCTCCGCGCTCGGCGCGAGGCTCGCGGTCAGCGCGGGCACGGCCAGCGCCAGCACCGTCCCGTCGATGGCCAGCAGCAGCACGGCCGCGCAGAGCACGGCCAGCGCGGCCCACCGCCGACCCGCGGAGAGCACCGGCCCGGCCTCGGGCTCCAGCGTCGTGTCCATACCCGAAACTTTACCGACCAGTCGGTGCAGTTTCCAGCGTGATCCCCGGCTCAGCTCGAGGCGTCCGGCCGGCACGGTGGACACGACGCCCGCCCCGGGTGCGCGCTCCCACGTACCCGCTGGTCATCGTGGTTCCGATCGGGGGCGCGCGGCCGTCAACCTTTCCGGGCGCACGGCCGTCTTCCCTCCCGTGGCAGGCGAGGAGCCGGATGGGTGCGAATGACGTGCGGAGGAAAGCGGCGTATCGTGCCCTGTCGGTGATTGGCGGGAGTGAGTAGATGAGCGGGTACGGCGACAGCGATCGCCCGGACGACTGGTTCGGGCCGAGCACGCCCCCACGTGCCTCCGGCAGCGCCCGGCCCGGTTACCCCGGCGCATCCGGTCCCAGCAGCGGCAGCGCCCGGCCCGGTTACCCCGGCGCATCCGGTCCCAGCAGCGGCAGCGCCCGCGTGCCGGGTGCCACCCCGGGGCGCGCCCCGGTGGGCGGCGGCCCGGCCGTCGGCGGTGCGCGGGTGCCGGGCACGGCCAGGGTGCCGGTGAGCGGCAGCGCGCCGGTCAGCGGACGCGCCACGCCCGGAGCCGCCGGCATCCGCCCCGTCTCCCCCGCGGGACCGGCCGGGAGCGGACCGGCCGGGAGCGGGAAGGGCCGCCGTGGCCGGCGTGCCGCCGGGCCGCTCAGCCCCGAGGCGGCCAAGCGTGCCCGGCGCCGGAAGATCGCCAACTGGTCGATCGCCGCGTTCGCGGTCGTCACCCTGGTGGCCGGCGTCAGCATCATGGGGCTGACCTACGCCTTCGACGACATCCCGGACATCAACACGTTCGAGCCGGAGACCTCCACCGTCGTGTACGCGGACGGCTCGGAGCTGACCAAGCTGGGCGCGCAGAACCGCACGCTGGTGCCGGCCGAGAAGATATCCCCGCTGGTCAAGCACGCGGTCGCGGCGGCCGAGGACCAGAAGTTCTACGAACACTCCGGCATCGACCTCAAGGGCATCGCCCGCGCCGCGTGGAACAACATCTCCGGCGGCAACACCCAGGGCGCGTCCACGATCACCCAGCAGTACGCGCGGCACGCCGCGGAGCTGACCGGCATCAACTACAACCGGAAGATCCGCGAGGCGCTGCTGGCCCGCAAGATCGAGGACAGGTACGAGAAGGACGAGATCATCTCGCTGTACCTGAACGCGATCTACTTCGGCCGCGGCGCGCACGGCGTCGAGGCCGCGGCGAAGGCCTACTTCAACAAGTCGGTCACCGCGATGCCCGGCGAGAAGGACGCCCTCACCGCGTCCGAGGCCGCGGTGCTCGCCTCCGTGATCAAGCAGCCGGAGCCCGACCCGGTCACCGGCCACCAGGGCTACGACCCGCACCACAACGCCGAGGAAGCGAAGATCCGCTGGGGGTACACGCTCGACAACATGGTCGAGGCGGGCTGGATCACCTCGCAGGAGCGGTCCGAGGCGGCGTACCCGGAGAAGACGCTGGCCGAGTACGACCCGAAGGCCTGCCAGCTCCAGTGCCTCAACGACAAGCCGGTCGGCCTGATCATGGAGTACGTGCGGGCCGAGCTGGCGGCGATGGGCATCACGGACTGGCAGCAGCGGCCGTACAAGATCCAGCTCTCGATCAACCCGGCCGTACAGAAGGCGGCCGAGGAGGCGGCCTCGCGCAAGAGCGAGTCCTCGCCGATGCACGAGCTGCCGGAGAACCACCAGGCCGCGCTGGTCGCGATCGACCCGAAGACCGGCCAGGTGCTCGCCTACTACGGCGGCGACGACGGTGCCGGCTTCGACTTCGCCGGGCTGAACGGCGGTCACTCGCCGGGCTCGACCGCCAAGATGTACACGCTCGCGGCCGCGCTGCGCGAGGGCATGTCGATGGAGTCGCGCTGGGACTCGACCATCGAGAAGGACGAGGAGCGCGACCGGGAGATCTCCAACGCCGGCCGCACGCCGCCCGCCTGCGCGAAGTCGTGCTCGCTGGAGGAGATGACCATCCGGTCGTGGAACAGCCCGTTCTACATGATGACCAAGGAGATGGGCCCGGAGAAGGTCGTCGAGGCCGCCCGGGACGCCGGCATCAAATCCATGTGGACCAACGACGGCGACGAGATCGACCTGACCGCCGTGGAGCCCACCGCGGTCGCGCCCAGCAAGTTCGACGTGGAGGTCGGCTTCGGGCAGTACCCGGTGAAGGTGATCGAGCACGTCAACGGCCTCGCCACGCTCGCCGCGGGCGGCGTCCACCGCCAGGCCCACTTCGTGGTCGGCGTCGAGCGGAAGAACCCGGCGACCGGCGCGTGGGTCAAGGTCGACGGCGCGGAGGTGAAGTCGGAGCAGGCCTTCGAGGAGGAGCAGGTGGCCAGCCTGCTGGAGGTGCTGCAGAAGATCCCCGCCTCGAGTGACGGCAACGACGTGTCGCTGGACGGCGGCCGGCCCGCGTTCGCCAAGTCCGGCACCTGGGAGCTCGGCCCGTCCGACCCGACGGCGAACGGCGACGCCTGGTACCTCGGCGCGACCCGGCAGGTGGCGACCGGCGTCTGGGTCGGCACCAGCGGCGACCGGAAGGCGCTCACCAACCCGGACGGCGAGCCGATCTACGGCGGCCAGGAACCGGCCAGCATCTGGAAGATGTTCATGGACGCCGTCCACGCGCAGCTCAAGCTGGAGGTGGAGCAGTTCCCGGAGGGTGGGCCGATCGGTGACCCGGCCAAGTTCGCCAACGGTCTCGCCGTGCCCGAGACGCCCGTGACCAGCAGCGCGCCTCCGGCACCGGGCAACGGCGGCGACCCGGCCGGCACCCCCGCGACGCCCGACGGTGGCGCGGGCAACCCCGGCGGCCCGGGCGGCGACGAGGACGACGAGCCGGTCACACCGACCTCGCCCCCGCCACCGCCGCCCTCCCCGACCGCGGGCGCACCCACCTCCAGCCCGCCGCCGCGCGGTGAGGAGGACGAGTAACGACCGAGGGGGCGAGGCCGGCACCGGCCTCGCCCCCTCGCGTTCACCGCGGGTTCCGGTCACCGTCTTCGGACGCTCCTACCGTTCGGGGCGCACCGCCCCCGAGCGAAGGAGAGTCCATGCTGCGTCGCATGTCGACCGTGCTGGCCGTCGCGGCCGCACTCCTCACCGTCACGCAGGCCGCCCCCGCGCAGGCGCACGGCCGCACCGCGCCGCTGCCCCAGGCGCACGCGCACAACGACTACGAGCACGAGCGGCCGCTGCTGGACGCGCTCGACCACGGCTTCACCAGCGTCGAGGCGGACATCTACCTGGTCGGCGGCGAGCTGCTCGTCGCGCACGACCCGGAGGACCTCCAGCCCGGCCGTACGCTGGCGGCGCTGTACCTGGACCCGCTGGTGGAGCGCGTCCGGGCGAACCGTGGCCGGGTCTACCGGGGCAGCCCGATCTCCCTCCAACTGCTGATCGACATCAAGAACACCGGTGCCGCGACCTACACCGCGCTGGACGCCACGCTGCGCGAGTACCGCACGATCCTGAGCCGGTACGCGTACGGCCGGGTCACCACCGGCGCGGTCACCGCCGTGATCAGCGGCGACCGCCCGCGCGAGCTGATGGAGTCGCAGACCGTCCGGTACGCGTTCTACGACGGCCGGATGAGCGACCTCACGGCCGGCGCGCCGGCCGAGTTCATCCCGCTGATCAGCGACAACTGGAACAACGTCTTCAGCTGGCAGGGCGACGGCCCGATGCCGGCCGACCAGCGCGCCCGGCTGCGCGAGATCGTCCGTACCGCGCACGAGGACGGCCGCCGGGTGCGGTTCTGGGCCACGCCGGACACGGCCGGCCCGGCCCGTACCGCGGTCTGGACCGAGCTGCGCCGGGCCGGCGTCGACCACATCAACACCGACGACCTGGCCGGCCTGGAGGCGTTCCTCCGCGCGAAGCGCTGATCAGACGGACAGCGGCGGCCGCCGGGCCACGACGCACACGTTGTGCGCGTCGAGCGCCCCGGCGGCCACCAGCGCGGTCAGGCACTCGTCGATGAACGCGTCCGTGTCGTCGCCGAGCACCTCGGCCTGCGCCGCGAACGTGGCGGCCCGCAGCGTCGCGCGCAGCCGGTCCAGGTCACCGGCGCCGAGGTCCGGCGCGACCGGTTCGGCCGGCGACACGGCCAGGCCCTCCGCGGCCAGCAGCACCGACACCTCGTCCGCGGGATGCTGGTAGATCAGGATCGGCGCCTCGCGCAGCCGCTCCCGCCACGCGGGCCGGTCCGCCACCGCGCGCAGCGTGTCGCGCAGTGCGAACCCGTCCGCGCGCGCCTGCGCGGCGCTGTACTGCAACACCAGCAGGCCACCGGGCGCGACCGCGCGGGCCATGGTCCGTACCGGATGGGTGAAGTCCTCCAGCCAGTGCAGCATCCACGACGAGTGGACCACGTCGTACCCGCCGGGCTCCAGCGCCAGCCGGCGGGCGTCCCGCTGCTCCACCGTGACCGGCAGCGCCGCGCACCGGGCCCGCGCCGCCTCCACCATGGACTCGCTGACGTCGGACGCGTCGACCGTCATGCCGCGCCGGGCCATCGCCTCCGCGACCTCGCCGGACCCGCAGCCCACGTCCGCGAACCGGCCGCCGCGCGGCACCCCGGCCCGGGCCAGCGCCTTCAGCGCCGCGTGGACCTGCCCGGTGTTCGCCGCCCGGTACGGCTCCGCCCGCCACTCGTGCCCGGTCCGCGACATCGCACTCCCCTTCGTCGATGCCTACGGTCCCAGCTCCGCGCACGGGCCGCCACCCCACGCATACGATGAACCACGATGAGTACGCCAGGGTTGTACGCGGTCAGCGACCTGCACGTCACGTACGTGGAGAACAGGGAGATCACGGAGTCGCTGCGGCCGGTCACCCCGGACGACTGGCTGATCGTGGCCGGTGACGTGGCGGAGAAGGTCGCCGACATCCAGCGCACGCTGGCGCTGCTGGCCTCGCGGTGGGCGACCGTGATCTGGGCGCCGGGGAACCACGAGCTGTGGACGGTCCGCGACGACGCGGTGCGGCTGCGCGGCGAGGAGCGCTACCGGCACCTGGTCGAGGTCGCCCGCGAGCTGGGCGTGCACACGCCGGAGGATCCGTACCCGGTGTGGAACGACGTGGTGATCGCGCCGCTGTTCGTCGGCTACGACTACTCGTGGCGGGTGCCCGGCGTGTCCACGAAGGAGGAGTCGCTGCGCAACGCGGAGCGGGCGGGCGTGGTCTGCACGGACGAGTTCGTGCTGCACCCTGATCCGTACCCGGGCCGGGACGCCTGGTGCGCCGCCCGGGCCGCGATCACCGAGGCCCGCCTGGCGGCGATCCCGGACGGCCTGCCGACCGTGCTGGCCAACCACTATCCGCTGGTCCGCGAGCCCACCGCGGTGCTGTGGAAGCCGGAGTTCGCGCAGTGGTGCGGCACCGACCTGACCGCGGACTGGCACCTGCGCTTCCGCGCCACCGTCATGGTCTACGGCCACCTGCACATCCCGCGTACCACCTGGCACGACGGGGTCCGCTTCGAGGAGGTGTCGCTCGGCTACCCGCGCGAGTGGCGGCAGCGCGGCTCCGGCACGCCCGCCCCGGTCCGCCGAATCCTCCCGGCATGATCGAACGGCTGCTCCCGCCCGGCATCGCCTGGGCCGAGACGTTCGGCGACGAGGACTGCGCGCTGTTCCCGGCCGAGGAGGCCGCCATCGCCCGCGCCGTGGACAAGCGCCGCCGCGAGTTCGTCACCGCCCGCTGGTGCGCCCGCCGCGCACTCGCCACGCTCGGCCTGCCCCCGTCGCCCATCGTGCCCGGCGAACGCGGCGCCCCCGGCTGGCCCCCCGGCGTCGTCGGCGCCATCACGCACTGTCCCGGCTACCGGGCCGCGGTCGCCGCCCGTACCCCCGCCGTCCGCTCCGTCGGAGTCGACGCCGAACTGCACGAGCCGCTCCCGGACGGCGTGCTCGACCTGGTCAGCGTGCCGGAGGAACGCGCCTGGCTCGCCGCCGCCCCGGCCGGCACCCACTGGGACCGCCTGCTGTTCAGCGCGAAGGAGTCCGTCTACAAGGCCTGGTTCCCGCTGGCCCGCCGCTGGCTCGGCTTCGAGGAGGCCCGCCTCACCGCCCTCCCGGACGGCACCTTCCACGCCGACCTCCTGGTCGACGGGCCGGTCACCGCCTTCTCCGGCCGCTGGCTGACCGCGGACGGCCTGATCCTGACCGCGATCGTCCACACCAGAGCCTGACATGCCATTTTCCCGCTTCCGGCGCGGTCACCGTCCGCACGCTCCCGCGGGCACCGGTCGTCGCTTGCGCTCCTCCCTGCACGCTCCGTGGCCGGCCGCGACCCGGCACCGGTGCCGTCTCCCCGCCGCGCGCCGGCTCCTCACCGCGAGGTCTCCGGTGCGTGGTGCGTCGCATCACACACCGGAGCCTCGTTGCCTGAGGCGCCCTAGCAGGTGACGGTGACGCTGCTCGTTCGCCGCTCCTCGTCGTGGTTGTTCGTGGCCGAGTTCCTCCAGAAGAAGAGTGCCGAGATGACGACGGTCTCGGTCGTGCCTTGGCAGGTGTCGTAACCGGACACCAGGCGTTCCCACCGGGAGCTGTAGACGTTGTCGCCCCAACTGTGTCCATCGTCGGCCCGCGCCTCGACGATGTCGACGTCGTAGGCGGTGCCGCCCGCCGCGTCCGTGACCTCCACCCAGAGGCGGAAGCGGTGGAGCCGATCGTCGTAGTGCAGCTCCATGCAGCGCAGGACCTGCGTGCCGACGCACGTGCCCTCCGGCGGGCGATAGATGTGGATCGCGGCCTGGGCGCTCGACGCGCTGACCACGAGGCCCGTTGCGGCCACGGCGACGACGGCGAGCAGCCGCGCCAGCATTCTCGGGACGAGTGTCATGTCTCCTCCTGCCAACTGTGGACATCCACGATCGCCGTTCGACCGCGGCCCGGCGTCGGCCGCGCCACGCACTTCCGGCTACGTCGTGGCGCGTACGCGGGACGGCGCCCTACGTGCGGCGGCGTAAACGCGCCCTAGCCGCGCAGCGTGGCGAAGACGTCGTCGGTCAGTGGCCGGTTGCGTGGCCGGCCCGGCTCGATGAACCACTCCCGGCCCGCGACCGCGGCGAAGATCGGGGCGGGCAGGCCGGCCAGCGCGGCCACGGTCCGGATGCCGGGGCCGCCGGTGGCCTGGCTGGCGTGGGCGCGCAGCGCGGCCCGCTTCTGGCGGGCGTAGCGGCGCACGTCCACCGCGTGGGTGAGCTGCTCGTGCGGGGTGAACACGGTCGCGGCGCCGTCCAGCGGCAGCCGCGGCAGCAGCCGGCCGGCGAGGCCGAGCACGGCCAGCAGCGGCCGGAGCGCGCGGCGGTCCACGGTGGCCTCCAGCAGCAGCGGCGTCCGGGCGAGCCGCGCGGCCACCGGCGCGACGCGGTGCACCTGCACGTGGTCCGGGTGGCCGTAGCCGCCGCGCGCGTCGTAGCCGGTCAGCGCGTCCGCGTGTTCCTCGCGCAGGATCGCGGCCAGCCGGTGCGCCACCTCCTCGACCGGCGCGTCCGCGAAGCACCCGCCGGTGCCGGCGTGCAGGCCGGAGTCGCGGTAGCCGAGCACCTCCACCCGCGCGCAGCCCAGCGCCCCGGCCGCGGCCAGCAGCTCCGCGTGCCGGCGGCCGCCCAGCTCGCCGCCGGAGGCGAGCCCGGCCTCGCCCAGCGTCGCGGTCACCAGCACCACGCGGTGCCCCTCGGCCGCGGCCCGCGCCAGCGTGCCCCCGGTCAGCAGCGTCTCGTCGTCCGGATGCGCGTGGAAGGACACGATCGTGTAGGTCATGCCGCCCCGTCGCCCGCCAGCTCGCCGCCGGGCATCCGGCCCGCGGCGGCCCGCGCCGGGCCGATCGCCGGCCTCACACCCGCACCAGCGGGTCGCGGAGGCGGGCGGCGGCGGCGTAGCGGGTGTCGGCGGCGGCGAGGACGGTGTCCCAGTGGAGGCGGGGCACGACCGCGCGGTTGTGCCGGGCCACGTCCGCGAGCAGCGCGGGTGAGGTCAGCAGGCGCGCGAGCGTGGAGATCAGCTCGGCGTCGGAGCCGACCAGCCAGCCGTCCACGCCGTGCTCGACGAAGTCCGCGACGCCGCTGCCCTGCCGCGCCACCACGGGCAGGCCGGCGCAGCGGGCCTCGAGCGCGGCGATGCCGAACGACTCGCGCGGCGCGGGCGCGACGTAGAGGTCCGCGGCGGCCAGCAGCGCCCGGATCTCGTGGCGGGGCAGCGCGCCGGTCAGCCGTACCCCCGAGGTCATCCCCGACCCGGCGACCTCGGCCCGCAGGCGCGGAAGCTGCGGCCCGTCGCCGACCAGGATCGCGCGGAAGCCGCCGGGGTGCGCGTCGTGCAGCGCCAGCAGCGCGCGCAGCAGCGGCCGGGGCCGTTTGCGGCGGACCATGCGCATCACGCTGACCACGGTCGGCGGCCCGTCCCGCGGCGCGACCGGCGGGGCCAGCCAGGCGGCCGGGTCGATGCCGTTGGGCAGCACCGCGACCGGCGTGCCGTCGAGCGCCTCGCGGACCGCGGCGGCCGCGGCGGTGCTGACCGCGGCCCAGTCGACCGGCCAGCGGGTGGCGCCGCGGCGGCGCGCGTACCAGCGCATCAGCGGGATCACGTCGTGCC
It encodes:
- a CDS encoding MFS transporter; translation: MDTTLEPEAGPVLSAGRRWAALAVLCAAVLLLAIDGTVLALAVPALTASLAPSAEQILWIGDVYSLALAGLLVPAGNLADRFGRKRVLLIGAVAFGAASLLAAFATSAEALIGARLLLGVAGAALMPSTLSLIRNIFPDPVERTRAIAVWSTAFGAGSAIGPLTGGVLLEHFWWGSVFLINVPVMVLVLISGFRLLPESRDPDPGRFDVLSAVLSMAAIVPLIFAIKHLAGYGPDGVALGCLAAGLAGGVLFVRRQRRLDAPMLDVGLFRAPAFSGAVAANVISIVALTGLLFFFSQYLQFARGLNPLRAGLAELPATLASMVVVAVIGVAVTRLGRGRAIALGLAVASAGLAGVAAAATGPYPWLALALVPIGLGIGLSMTLTGDAIVSAAPPRKAGAVSAITETANELGVVLGIAVLGSLLTAVYRARIDEGAPAAVRDSLGSALRVLPAGSPGAEAARDAFVAAMRTTSLVAAGLTAGAAVLAWALIPSGRSVR
- a CDS encoding transglycosylase domain-containing protein gives rise to the protein MSGYGDSDRPDDWFGPSTPPRASGSARPGYPGASGPSSGSARPGYPGASGPSSGSARVPGATPGRAPVGGGPAVGGARVPGTARVPVSGSAPVSGRATPGAAGIRPVSPAGPAGSGPAGSGKGRRGRRAAGPLSPEAAKRARRRKIANWSIAAFAVVTLVAGVSIMGLTYAFDDIPDINTFEPETSTVVYADGSELTKLGAQNRTLVPAEKISPLVKHAVAAAEDQKFYEHSGIDLKGIARAAWNNISGGNTQGASTITQQYARHAAELTGINYNRKIREALLARKIEDRYEKDEIISLYLNAIYFGRGAHGVEAAAKAYFNKSVTAMPGEKDALTASEAAVLASVIKQPEPDPVTGHQGYDPHHNAEEAKIRWGYTLDNMVEAGWITSQERSEAAYPEKTLAEYDPKACQLQCLNDKPVGLIMEYVRAELAAMGITDWQQRPYKIQLSINPAVQKAAEEAASRKSESSPMHELPENHQAALVAIDPKTGQVLAYYGGDDGAGFDFAGLNGGHSPGSTAKMYTLAAALREGMSMESRWDSTIEKDEERDREISNAGRTPPACAKSCSLEEMTIRSWNSPFYMMTKEMGPEKVVEAARDAGIKSMWTNDGDEIDLTAVEPTAVAPSKFDVEVGFGQYPVKVIEHVNGLATLAAGGVHRQAHFVVGVERKNPATGAWVKVDGAEVKSEQAFEEEQVASLLEVLQKIPASSDGNDVSLDGGRPAFAKSGTWELGPSDPTANGDAWYLGATRQVATGVWVGTSGDRKALTNPDGEPIYGGQEPASIWKMFMDAVHAQLKLEVEQFPEGGPIGDPAKFANGLAVPETPVTSSAPPAPGNGGDPAGTPATPDGGAGNPGGPGGDEDDEPVTPTSPPPPPPSPTAGAPTSSPPPRGEEDE
- a CDS encoding phosphatidylinositol-specific phospholipase C/glycerophosphodiester phosphodiesterase family protein translates to MLRRMSTVLAVAAALLTVTQAAPAQAHGRTAPLPQAHAHNDYEHERPLLDALDHGFTSVEADIYLVGGELLVAHDPEDLQPGRTLAALYLDPLVERVRANRGRVYRGSPISLQLLIDIKNTGAATYTALDATLREYRTILSRYAYGRVTTGAVTAVISGDRPRELMESQTVRYAFYDGRMSDLTAGAPAEFIPLISDNWNNVFSWQGDGPMPADQRARLREIVRTAHEDGRRVRFWATPDTAGPARTAVWTELRRAGVDHINTDDLAGLEAFLRAKR
- a CDS encoding class I SAM-dependent methyltransferase, whose translation is MSRTGHEWRAEPYRAANTGQVHAALKALARAGVPRGGRFADVGCGSGEVAEAMARRGMTVDASDVSESMVEAARARCAALPVTVEQRDARRLALEPGGYDVVHSSWMLHWLEDFTHPVRTMARAVAPGGLLVLQYSAAQARADGFALRDTLRAVADRPAWRERLREAPILIYQHPADEVSVLLAAEGLAVSPAEPVAPDLGAGDLDRLRATLRAATFAAQAEVLGDDTDAFIDECLTALVAAGALDAHNVCVVARRPPLSV
- a CDS encoding metallophosphoesterase family protein, producing the protein MSTPGLYAVSDLHVTYVENREITESLRPVTPDDWLIVAGDVAEKVADIQRTLALLASRWATVIWAPGNHELWTVRDDAVRLRGEERYRHLVEVARELGVHTPEDPYPVWNDVVIAPLFVGYDYSWRVPGVSTKEESLRNAERAGVVCTDEFVLHPDPYPGRDAWCAARAAITEARLAAIPDGLPTVLANHYPLVREPTAVLWKPEFAQWCGTDLTADWHLRFRATVMVYGHLHIPRTTWHDGVRFEEVSLGYPREWRQRGSGTPAPVRRILPA
- a CDS encoding 4'-phosphopantetheinyl transferase family protein, whose product is MIERLLPPGIAWAETFGDEDCALFPAEEAAIARAVDKRRREFVTARWCARRALATLGLPPSPIVPGERGAPGWPPGVVGAITHCPGYRAAVAARTPAVRSVGVDAELHEPLPDGVLDLVSVPEERAWLAAAPAGTHWDRLLFSAKESVYKAWFPLARRWLGFEEARLTALPDGTFHADLLVDGPVTAFSGRWLTADGLILTAIVHTRA
- a CDS encoding PIG-L family deacetylase codes for the protein MTYTIVSFHAHPDDETLLTGGTLARAAAEGHRVVLVTATLGEAGLASGGELGGRRHAELLAAAGALGCARVEVLGYRDSGLHAGTGGCFADAPVEEVAHRLAAILREEHADALTGYDARGGYGHPDHVQVHRVAPVAARLARTPLLLEATVDRRALRPLLAVLGLAGRLLPRLPLDGAATVFTPHEQLTHAVDVRRYARQKRAALRAHASQATGGPGIRTVAALAGLPAPIFAAVAGREWFIEPGRPRNRPLTDDVFATLRG
- a CDS encoding glycosyltransferase; this encodes MRIAHVTDVYLPRLGGVELQVRDLAARQAAAGHAPFVITATGSPSPVEHEPVPVVRLSAPGAGPYRAVRGRELCRVLRERGAQAVHAHVSAFSPLAWSAARLAGAHGVPTVVSVHSMWHDVIPLMRWYARRRGATRWPVDWAAVSTAAAAAVREALDGTPVAVLPNGIDPAAWLAPPVAPRDGPPTVVSVMRMVRRKRPRPLLRALLALHDAHPGGFRAILVGDGPQLPRLRAEVAGSGMTSGVRLTGALPRHEIRALLAAADLYVAPAPRESFGIAALEARCAGLPVVARQGSGVADFVEHGVDGWLVGSDAELISTLARLLTSPALLADVARHNRAVVPRLHWDTVLAAADTRYAAAARLRDPLVRV